The window AGTTATAGCTGAATCACTGGCAGCAGTTATACTAAAGACTGGATCAGTGCTGATAATGGTACCTGCATTGTTTTTCCATTCATAAGTAATGCCTGGGCTTGTTTTAGCCTCAAGAATTATAGTTGTTCCTCTACACACAAACTGGTCTCTACCAGCATCGGCAATTGGCAGAGGATCAATTTTCAATACTGTACTGTCTGATACAGCTGGACAAGCGCCATTGATAAATGAGGTAAGTTTCAGAACCACCTGTCCTTTATTATAGTCATTCAGAGTAGGGTAGTACTTAGCATTCAGATCTGCAGCATTGATGGCAAATACTCCTGTTCCTGAAGTAGACCATTTACCGCCGTTAGCATTTTTTATATCTCCGGCAAGCTGTGCTCCATCTTCTATGGCACAAACCATCGCAGTTCCTGCATTTACAATAGGAGATTTGTCCACGTAAAGTGTCATGGTATCCTGGCTGAATTTACATATTCCGTTACCTGTTGTGATAAATACAAGATCTACAGAACCAGATGATTTATCAGCATCTGAAGGATAATAAATTGCATTAGGTTTGTTAAAGTCATCAAATAAACCAGTACCAGATGTAAACCATGCGCCGCTGGTAGAGTTCTTATGTATTCCTTTCAGACTATAAGAATCCAGAATATTACAAGTTGTCTGATCAGGTCCTGCATTAGCCTCTGGTGCAGGAAGTATAGTAATTACCGAAGTATTTGAAGTTGAAGGGCAGCTTCCTTTTCCTGCAGCAGATAATGTTACTACTACCTTTCCGATCGCTTTATCAGCATCTGAAGGAGAATAGATTGACGTTACTTTATTGTTAGGATTAAATGTCCCTGTACCAGTACCTGTCCAGGTAACTCCATTATCAAACTGAGAAGTTCCTCTTAATACAAGTGTTACTATATCTGAACAATAGCTCTTATCCGTTCCTGCGTCCACAACAGGTGGTTGTATGATTTTTACCTGAGTTGTCTGCATCACAGGTGAACATGTTCCATTACCCGTTGAAGTTAACGTTAACCCTACAACACCGTTCTGTATATCAAGTTTTGATGGGAAATAGGTTGCATTGAGTGTTGCTGCATCGACTGCAAAAACACCAGAACCACTTGATTTCCATATGCCACCAGTTGCAATTGTAACATTACCATTTAAAGAAATAGCAGCTTGAGGCAGTCCGCATATGTCTGGGTATGATCCTGCAGTGACAACAGGGATAGGTGTCAAAGTTACACTCATGTCATCTGAAACAGAGCTACACTGGCCATTATTAGCAGTAGTTAATGTAAGTACTATATTCCCCGCTGCTTTATCAGCTAATGATGGAGTATAAGAAGCATTTAAGGTATTTATGTCAGGAGTAAATGTTCCAGTACCAGAAGTAGACCAAATTCCACCTCCGGCATTTGATACATAGCCTGATAATTTTACTGATCTTAGGTCTTTACATGTAATTATATCAGCTCCGGCATTTACGATAGCAGAAGGAGAAGGAATCACATTAATTACAATAAAGTCACTAACTGCATTACATAATCCGTTACCTGTTGAATTCAGGGTAAGTATTACACCTCCCGCCTCATTATCAGCTTGTGACGGAATATATGTAGTAGTTAAGGATGTTCCGTTTGTAAATGTACCGGTTCCTGTTGTTGACCATACTCCTCCTGTTGCATGGAGGACTGATCCCGAAAGGGTCGCATTTGCCTGACCTGCGCATATCGTCTGATCAGCTCCAGCATTTACAATAGGTTTCGGTGCAATATCTATAATAAGGTTATCAGTAACAGCATTACAAGTTCCATTGTCTGTAGAGACTATAGAAAGTGTTACAGAAGTTTGTCCTCTATCTGTTTCACCTAGATAATAAACTGTACCTAAAGAATTAGCACTTGGGGCAAAATATCCATCTCCATTACTGTTCCATCTTCCACCTGCTGCTATAGTTACAGATCCGGCAATATGAATGGTATCCTTATCAGCACAGATTGAGTGATCTAGTCCGGCATTAATAGTAGGTGCCGGAGTAAAGCTTAATACCAACTGGTCACTTACTACATTACAAAGAGGGTTACCTGCTGAAGCAAATGTTAATGTTACATTGCCGTTCGTTTTATCAGTAGAAGAAGGTGTATACACAGCATTTAGTGCATTTGCATCATCAAATGATCCGGATCCGGATGTCGTCCAGATGCCTGATGGAGCATTTATAACTTTCCCGGCTAATTGATAAGAATTAACATCGACACAGGCAGATTGATCCAGACCTGCATTAACTACAGGAATTGGAGTAATTAGTATGGAAAGGGTACTTGAGACTTCCTGACACAATCCATTATTGGTAGTTGTTAATATTAGATTTATAGCTCCAGCTGCTTTTTCTTCTGCAGTAGGAGTATAGGTTGTGCTCAGGTTGTTAGGATCTGCAAAAGATCCGCCTCCTGTGCTGCTCCATACTGAACCTAGGGCAACAGTTCTGGTTCCTGACAAAGTAATTGTAGTGTTATCAGCGCAAATTGTTTGGCTTGGACCTGCATTTACTGTAGGTGCAGGAGTAATTGTAACTATTTTACTTTCTGACACTGGAGTACATGTACCATTTCCAGTTGTAGTAAGTGTAAGGGTTACTCCCATATTATTAATATCATCAGCAGAAGGTATGTATGTAGCATTCAGGGTATTGTCATTAGGACTAAATTTACCGGTACCTGAAGTTGTCCAGTGTCCTCCAGAAGCAATCTGAACTGATCCGCTTAATACTACTCTACTTGCATCAGCACAGATGGTTTCATCATTTCCTGCATCTACAGTTGGAGCTGTGCCTATATTAATAACAAGGTCGTCAAACACTGTACTGCAATTGTCTGCTGGATTAGATGTTAAGCGTAGTGTAACACTTCCATTGATTATATCGACCGAAGAAGGAGTGTAACTGGTTGATACCAGGGCAGCATTTGCAAAAGAACCGTTTCCGGATACTGTACTCCATGAACCTCCCGTGGCACCGGTAACTATTCCACTTATATTAATGGCGCCAGAATTTGCACAAGAAGTGATATCACTACCTGCATCTACTGTCGGAGCTGGAGTAAAGGTAAGTGTCAAGGTATCAGCTTCAGGTCTACAAATATTGGTATTGATTGTTGTTGCATACAATCTTATAACACCAGTTGTAATATCCTGTGGTGATGCAGTATAAGTTGTAGATGCAGAGGATGAAGCAGAGAATGTTCCGTTACCTTCTGTTTTCCATATGATACCGTCTGCATCTGCATAAATTGCAGTAATATTTGCTACGGGATTGTTTTCACAAATGGACTGATCTGCTCCTACGTCTATTGAAGGGCCGCGTAATAAGTCGATTACTACCGTATCCTTACCTGCTATACAAGAACCCAGAGCTGCTCCGGTTAGTATCAACTCTACTTTTGTGCCTATTTCAGCTAAGGTTGGGGTATAAGTCGCACTCAATGAAGTTGAATCTGAGAATGTACCTAATCCACCAGACCAAGTTCCGTTACCTGAACCATTAAGCTGTACTGGTAATGCATTTGAACAGAATTGCTGATCCGGTCCTGCATCTACAGGTGTAATTTTAAAGCTTATGGTCATCTCATCTGTAACCGGTGTACAGAAACCATTTCCTGTTGAGGTAAGTGTCAGTTGAATTGTACTTCCATTTATATTTTCAGCAACAGATGGAACGTATGTCGCATTCAATGCTGTAGGATCCGGAACAAAAGATCCTGTTCCTGAGGTTGTCCATATTCCTCCTGTTGCTTTTTTAACTGATCCTGAAAGAGCTATACCAGGAGCTCCGGCACAAACCTGTACATCTGGTCCGGCATTCACTACTGCAAGAGGTGAAATATTAATTACAAGGTTGGCTGATACTGCTTTACAATTTCCAAATCCAGTGGTTGTAAGTGTCAGGTTTGCCCTACCATTAGCAATTTGATTTGCAGAAGGCATAAATGTCGCATTCAAATCTGTGTTTGAAGGACTAAATGTACCGTCACCTGATCCTGTAGACCAGATTCCACCAGTAGCACCGGTTGTTATGATTCCATTTAAAGGTACTCCTGTTGTAGTTGCACAAATATTGATTGTTGGGCCTACGTTAACAGTTGGAGCAGGAGTTATAGTAACAATCATTTCATCAGATACAACTGAACAATTGGCATTTCCAGTTGAGGTAAATGTTAGTGTTACGTTTCCATTAGAAATATCCTGAGTAGATGGTTTATAAACAGCATTCTTATCATTCACAGATGGAGAGAATGTACCTGTTCCTGATGAAGTCCATGTTCCACCAGTGGCGACTGTATAATCCCCGCTAAGATGTATATTCGAATTATTAGCACAAACCGTTTGATCAGGTCCTGCTGTTATTGTCGGAGCAGGAGTTATAGTTACATTTAACTGATCTGAAGTAGGATTACAAGCTCCGTTACCGGTTGTTGTTAGCGTTATTGCAAGTGCGCCACCGGCAATATCATCCGCAGATGGGATATAGGTTGCTAGCAGAGATGTGTTATCTGGTGAAAATGTTCCATCTCCTGAACTTGTCCACATAATACCTGTTGCAATTGTTTTAACCCCACTTAGAACTACATTTGAGTTATTTGCACAGAGCGACTGATCAGCTCCTGCATTTACTGTTGGTACAGGATTGATAGTATAAATCTTCTGATCTGAAACAGGTGAACATGCTCCGTTACCTGTAGAAGTTAAAGTAAGTACCAGGGATGTTCCTGAGAGATCAGCAACTGAAGGATTATAGATTGCATTAAGTGTATTATTGTCAGGAGTAAAGGTTCCGCTTCCGCTTGTGGTCCATCTAGCGCCAGTAGAATTTGCTACTTGACCTGATTGCTGCAGGAATTCTTTGTCTGCACAAATAGTTTCGTCAGGACCTGCATTTATTAATGGAGCCTTCTGTATAGTTACTCTCAGACTGTCTGAAACAGGGGTACAATTTCCATTTCCTGTTGTAGTAAGTGTCAATGTTACTTTTCCATTGATAGTGTCATTGGCTGAAGGTACATAGGTTGCAATAGCGCTGAATGCATTAGGACTAAATGTACCTGATCCGGAAGATTTCCATGAACCGCCAGTAGCAACAGATATTGTTCCGTTTAAAGGAGCTCCTGTGCCACTTGCGCAGATTGTCTGATCGGTTCCTGCTTCAATAGTAGGAGCAGGGGTAATAGTTATGTTTATAGAATCTGAAACAGCATTACAATCTCCATTGCCTGTAGAAGTAAGAATTAGTATAACAGAACCTGCTGTATTATCAGCTACAGAAGGTGTGTATGTCGCATTCAGACTGTTCGGGTTAGGTGAGAATGAACCACTTCCGCTTGTAGTCCATGTTGCTCCACTAGCTACAGTAACTACACCATTAAGTGAAATCTTAGAATTATTAGCGCATACGGTTCTGTCTGCTCCGGCACTAATTGTAGGTGCTGGGGTAATAGTAACTGTCAGCTGATCACTAACTGGTTTACATAACCCATTTCCTGATGAAATTAAAGTGAGTGTAACAGTTCCGCCTGAAATATCCAATGGAGATGGTATGTAGGATGCATTTAATGATACTGTATCAGGAGCAAAAGTTCCTGTTCCGCTTGATCTCCAATATCCTCCAGTGGCAATGGATACATTTCCCTGCAAGCTGATTTCTGCATTGTTTCCGCAAACAATCTTATCTGCACCTGCATTAACAGTTGGCGCAGGCGTTATTGTAATATTCATTGTATCTACAACAGCATTACAATTTCCATTTCCTGTTGTTGTTAATAATAATCTGACCATTCCGGAAGATCTGTCCGCTACAGAAGGAACATAAGTGGCATTTGGAGTAACCTGATTAGGGAAGAAAGCGCCACTTCCTGAACTTGTCCATTCAATGCCTGCCATACTTGTACCCGTAAATGTACCTGCAAGATTAACACCCATTAGGTCTTCACAAATGGTCTGATCCGGGCCTGCATTTACTGTTGGAGATGCTCCAACATTAATGGTCATTTGACTTGTCTTCGCTTTACACAGGCCGTTTCCGGTAGTAGTTAAAGTTAAGGTTACACTACCACTGCTTATTTCCGAAGCAGAAAGATTATAAGTAGCATTTAAAGCTGAATTGTTCGGCAGGAATATTCCAGTCCCCCCTGACCAGATTCCTCCTGATGCAATAGTTACAGATCCGGAAAGAGTAAGTGTTGCGTTATTAGCACACACATTTCTGTTGGTCCCTGCGTTGACTGTCGGTGCGGGTTTGATCACAACAGCAACGATATCTGAAACTGGAGAACAAGCACCTGCCGCATTGGTAGTAAGTGTGAATGCTACTATTCCTTTGCTTATATCTGCAGCAGAAGGGGTATAGGTTGTAGCTGGTGAACTTGAATTTGCAAACGAACCTGTTCCATCTGACGTCCAGGTGCTGCCAGTTGCAACTGTTATTATACCATTTAAATTGATTGCTGAAGTATCAGCACAGACTGTCTGATCCGGACCTGCATTTACAGTAGGGGTTGGATTCAGATTTATTATAAGCTGATCAGATGTACCATTACATATACCACTTCCTGTGCTGCTAAGTGTTAATGTCACTGCTGTACCTTTGTCTGCTTCAGATGGTATATATGATGCATTCAAAGTTGTAAAGGATGGAGAGAATGTACCGGTACCTGAAGTACTCCATCTTGCACCGGAAGTATTTGCTTTATAACCAGCTAACTGAACAGAGGCAACATCTGCGCACAAAGTTTGATCAGGCCCTGCTATTATTACAGGGGCAGGTGTAAATTGGATCGTTACATTATCTGTTACTGAAGCACAGGTAGGTGTGCTTGAAGAGGTCAGGGTTAAAGTGACAGACTTAGCTGCAGTGTCCGCTGATGACGGAATATACGATGCTAGTAATGTTGTAGCATTTGGGGTAAATGTGCCTGTTCCTGAAGTTGTCCAGGTAATTCCTGTGGCATTATTGGCAGTACCATTTAATTGAATTCCTGTTAGACTTGCACAAAGAGTTTGATCAGGACCTGCATTTATAGTTACTCTTGGTGATATTGTCAACTGCATTGTATCTCTGGTAGTTGAACAAATTCCAGTTCCGGTAGTGGATAATATTAGATATACAGATCCTGCGGTTCTGTCTGCTGTAGATGGTGTATAGGTCGCGTTTAATGTAGATGAGTTTGGAGTAAAGGTCCCTGTGCCGGTTGTCGTCCAGAAACCACCTGTAGCAGCGCTGTTGATAGTTCCGTTAAGAGTGTAACTGGATAAATTCCCACACATTACAAAGTCTGGGCCAGCATTGGCAATAGGAGCTGGAGGAATTGTAATTCTAACCTGATCAGAAACTACAGGACATGCCCCGCTTGCTATTGTTGTAAGAGTAAGGTTAACTGTACCGGAAGAAATTTCCGATGCTGATGGCATATAGGTTGCATTTGCAGAATTGGAATTAGGTGTAAATGTTCCGCTTCCTCCGGACCAGTTTGCTGCTGATCCCGAGCCTGCTAATCTAACAGGAAGGTCATTAGCACATATAACCTGATCAGGACCTGCATTTACAGTGGGAACAGTTGTAAAGGAAAGTACAACCTGATCCTTAATTTCTTTGCAAAGGCCATTACCTGTTGTTGTTAAAGTCAAAGTTACATTTCCAGCTGTTTTATCAGCTGCTGATGGAACATAACTTGCATTAAGAGTATTTGTATTTGGAGAGAATGTTCCAGTGCCGGAAGTAGTCCATGTGCCACCTGTTGATCCTGTAACATTGCCAGACAAAGCAACTGATGAAACCGCCCCGCATAGTACCTGATCAGCCCCAGCATTTACCGTAGGAGCTGGTGCTATTGAAATTATTATCTGATCTGAAACCGGATTACAAATACCATTTCCCGAAGTTGTTAGAGTAAGTGTAACGGAACCAGAATTTATTTCAGATACAGTTGGTTGATAAGTAGCATTTAATGAAGAATTGTTTGGTATAAATGTGCCCATCCCGCCAGACCATGTACCTCCTGTGGCCACTGTTACAGAACCTGATAAAGAAATTGCCGGGCTATCTGCACACACAGATTTGTCTGCTCCTGCATTTGCAGTAGGGGCAGGGGTGATATTTACAGAAACTTGATCAGAAACTGGAATACAATTTCCATTTCCCCTAGTAGTAAATGTAAGTGTTGCTGTTCCTGCAGTAATTTCGGCAGCAGAAGGAATATATCTGATATTTAATGAATCTATATTGGGAGTTATAATTCCGCTTCCGCCAGACCAAGTTCCTCCTGTGGCTATAGTTACTTTTCCACTCAGATTTACTGCAGGGTTATTAGCACAAACTGTCTGATTTGTACCAGCATCAATAGTTGGAGTTTTCG is drawn from Sporocytophaga myxococcoides and contains these coding sequences:
- a CDS encoding gliding motility-associated C-terminal domain-containing protein — encoded protein: MFPGDSKSNKLIRKRMKFSLLILFSFIFFSQGFSEGTKEIRPASTDNGFVVLDPGWSPFATYGCPTTSRLNIRICNVGEKVYFGFNQPNRDVRFRIKDSSGVIVVPQTTVPSAGAGFISTYNRAVAGPSAIVGAAGYDAMSFTATQTGDYYIEFLLPNGNPRREFDLFDITVASAANVPIKGRIWSQSWMLSTKSFTNAFKGLMYIYADDGIVTSLNFNGMQPYVFVLNANMTGTGNTGNPDLDRQSKVGSSTYPKYKVFLNDPDPACFPTGQFGKITAPTTVSGCPPTNFCLNVFVDKPGFAQIFLDLNGIPGHQPGTRDRAISAVVNPPQTCIPWDGRDGLGNRVTTAVTIRTRTDFYNGLTHIPLYDVEGNPNGYIVNLVRPVTGIPIKLYWDDRNIPAANGSTNLTGCNNPCHQWTWYGSDNTARDYGNRNTVNTWWYADSTSDVTDNMVPPGIFVDADTRISDSNANDSTICGSVGSYTLSGLVQNAGGGMWTTTGTGTFSDVNNMNGTYTPSAADKAAGSVKIILVSMGNGACPAIRDTLTLRFQAIPSVIAGPAVTVCSNNPQVALNGSVQNATGVIWTSSGTGTFTPAATNLVATYIPSTADITSGNVSLTLTSTGNGVCPATQSVTKIVTIEQAPTVNAGPDQTICSGGSATLAASATNYTSITWSGGKGTFSPNNSTLNATYIPHNSEKSGSVTLTLTATKVGCATVTDQVNVIIQPALTVNAGADISVCKNNPTANLSGTSTNALTYTWSGGAGTFSNANALTTTYTATTAETNAGPVTLTLTASRPGCPSVSDQVQVSFTPSPVATPGPGSTVCANNPNITLNGSVTGATGGRWTGGCGTYIPNDATLNATYIPCASEVSSGLISLTLTTTGNGICNAVSNSTLILVEPSPVANAGSDKSVCENNPNIALSGTITDATSSTWSGGAGLYQPSATDLNITYIPTSNEIASGSLVLTLTANRATCNSHSDQVTINFTPAPIVNAGPDQSVCANNSVVNLNGTVSNAGGAIWSGGAGTFSPSASTLNTKYTPTAGEIAAGTVTLTLSTTGNGNCNQVQDQVVVTITKTPTIDAGTNQTVCANNPAVNLSGKVTIATGGTWSGGSGIITPNIDSLNIRYIPSAAEITAGTATLTFTTRGNGNCIPVSDQVSVNITPAPTANAGADKSVCADSPAISLSGSVTVATGGTWSGGMGTFIPNNSSLNATYQPTVSEINSGSVTLTLTTSGNGICNPVSDQIIISIAPAPTVNAGADQVLCGAVSSVALSGNVTGSTGGTWTTSGTGTFSPNTNTLNASYVPSAADKTAGNVTLTLTTTGNGLCKEIKDQVVLSFTTVPTVNAGPDQVICANDLPVRLAGSGSAANWSGGSGTFTPNSNSANATYMPSASEISSGTVNLTLTTIASGACPVVSDQVRITIPPAPIANAGPDFVMCGNLSSYTLNGTINSAATGGFWTTTGTGTFTPNSSTLNATYTPSTADRTAGSVYLILSTTGTGICSTTRDTMQLTISPRVTINAGPDQTLCASLTGIQLNGTANNATGITWTTSGTGTFTPNATTLLASYIPSSADTAAKSVTLTLTSSSTPTCASVTDNVTIQFTPAPVIIAGPDQTLCADVASVQLAGYKANTSGARWSTSGTGTFSPSFTTLNASYIPSEADKGTAVTLTLSSTGSGICNGTSDQLIINLNPTPTVNAGPDQTVCADTSAINLNGIITVATGSTWTSDGTGSFANSSSPATTYTPSAADISKGIVAFTLTTNAAGACSPVSDIVAVVIKPAPTVNAGTNRNVCANNATLTLSGSVTIASGGIWSGGTGIFLPNNSALNATYNLSASEISSGSVTLTLTTTGNGLCKAKTSQMTINVGASPTVNAGPDQTICEDLMGVNLAGTFTGTSMAGIEWTSSGSGAFFPNQVTPNATYVPSVADRSSGMVRLLLTTTGNGNCNAVVDTMNITITPAPTVNAGADKIVCGNNAEISLQGNVSIATGGYWRSSGTGTFAPDTVSLNASYIPSPLDISGGTVTLTLISSGNGLCKPVSDQLTVTITPAPTISAGADRTVCANNSKISLNGVVTVASGATWTTSGSGSFSPNPNSLNATYTPSVADNTAGSVILILTSTGNGDCNAVSDSINITITPAPTIEAGTDQTICASGTGAPLNGTISVATGGSWKSSGSGTFSPNAFSAIATYVPSANDTINGKVTLTLTTTGNGNCTPVSDSLRVTIQKAPLINAGPDETICADKEFLQQSGQVANSTGARWTTSGSGTFTPDNNTLNAIYNPSVADLSGTSLVLTLTSTGNGACSPVSDQKIYTINPVPTVNAGADQSLCANNSNVVLSGVKTIATGIMWTSSGDGTFSPDNTSLLATYIPSADDIAGGALAITLTTTGNGACNPTSDQLNVTITPAPTITAGPDQTVCANNSNIHLSGDYTVATGGTWTSSGTGTFSPSVNDKNAVYKPSTQDISNGNVTLTFTSTGNANCSVVSDEMIVTITPAPTVNVGPTINICATTTGVPLNGIITTGATGGIWSTGSGDGTFSPSNTDLNATFMPSANQIANGRANLTLTTTGFGNCKAVSANLVINISPLAVVNAGPDVQVCAGAPGIALSGSVKKATGGIWTTSGTGSFVPDPTALNATYVPSVAENINGSTIQLTLTSTGNGFCTPVTDEMTISFKITPVDAGPDQQFCSNALPVQLNGSGNGTWSGGLGTFSDSTSLSATYTPTLAEIGTKVELILTGAALGSCIAGKDTVVIDLLRGPSIDVGADQSICENNPVANITAIYADADGIIWKTEGNGTFSASSSASTTYTASPQDITTGVIRLYATTINTNICRPEADTLTLTFTPAPTVDAGSDITSCANSGAINISGIVTGATGGSWSTVSGNGSFANAALVSTSYTPSSVDIINGSVTLRLTSNPADNCSTVFDDLVINIGTAPTVDAGNDETICADASRVVLSGSVQIASGGHWTTSGTGKFSPNDNTLNATYIPSADDINNMGVTLTLTTTGNGTCTPVSESKIVTITPAPTVNAGPSQTICADNTTITLSGTRTVALGSVWSSTGGGSFADPNNLSTTYTPTAEEKAAGAINLILTTTNNGLCQEVSSTLSILITPIPVVNAGLDQSACVDVNSYQLAGKVINAPSGIWTTSGSGSFDDANALNAVYTPSSTDKTNGNVTLTFASAGNPLCNVVSDQLVLSFTPAPTINAGLDHSICADKDTIHIAGSVTIAAGGRWNSNGDGYFAPSANSLGTVYYLGETDRGQTSVTLSIVSTDNGTCNAVTDNLIIDIAPKPIVNAGADQTICAGQANATLSGSVLHATGGVWSTTGTGTFTNGTSLTTTYIPSQADNEAGGVILTLNSTGNGLCNAVSDFIVINVIPSPSAIVNAGADIITCKDLRSVKLSGYVSNAGGGIWSTSGTGTFTPDINTLNASYTPSLADKAAGNIVLTLTTANNGQCSSVSDDMSVTLTPIPVVTAGSYPDICGLPQAAISLNGNVTIATGGIWKSSGSGVFAVDAATLNATYFPSKLDIQNGVVGLTLTSTGNGTCSPVMQTTQVKIIQPPVVDAGTDKSYCSDIVTLVLRGTSQFDNGVTWTGTGTGTFNPNNKVTSIYSPSDADKAIGKVVVTLSAAGKGSCPSTSNTSVITILPAPEANAGPDQTTCNILDSYSLKGIHKNSTSGAWFTSGTGLFDDFNKPNAIYYPSDADKSSGSVDLVFITTGNGICKFSQDTMTLYVDKSPIVNAGTAMVCAIEDGAQLAGDIKNANGGKWSTSGTGVFAINAADLNAKYYPTLNDYNKGQVVLKLTSFINGACPAVSDSTVLKIDPLPIADAGRDQFVCRGTTIILEAKTSPGITYEWKNNAGTIISTDPVFSITAASDSAITLTVKDYKGCPASDSINVGVFDFNNSKFDMLDHYCYSDTLIIHSLATGLPAVPGQYQWYRDGIILNRENRSAIAPQSNGLFKVVYEYGNCSTEKTTNVTNPPALTRQPVLGCIGTTLPITIVSDVNNVDYSWITGEQGKDLNSINVPVAADTNYFRAIVTDILGCNSTDSVMVIGIERPVINISDAVSCAGQTVTLVATPSNMDKFAPFVPDYAWFKNNTDMHVSKDTLHVKESALYVVSITLGQCTTNDSAQVLFNALPVSHLPEFTKLCPEYGAKVTLDAGYDANYIYKWTSVNPVSNKDTSKIEVPLPGTYFVLITNKENCSITDTILVRDLCNPRLDVPNVFTPGKSDTPENQTFRAYGKYVVNYRMMIFNRWGEIIFETGDKDQAWDGYYKGQLMPIGTYPYIITYEGEDPESRGPYKKEGKVTLLK